One stretch of Candidatus Anaeroferrophillus wilburensis DNA includes these proteins:
- a CDS encoding alanine racemase: MIAAMNEYICPSGELAETIPHLPQAEVKSYCARYFRHRELYLEKAKQANGACYLLDRPALKERAQQFQTTFSSVLPHVASYYAVKSNNYPEIARTMLYMGFGLDVSSGSELQMALELNASDIVFSGPGKTEAELALAVTNTSRTTILIDSFGELERLEKIAAEMGQKIRAGVRLTTMNNGLWHKFGILPETLPAFWEKASACRHIQLQGLQFHTSWNLSPTNQCTFIKALKMILCRMSPRFLEHLQFIDVGGGYWPETGEWLQEGGTKNGSIRKAWGEEVNAAHRYYRLPAAGLDVFAEDLGQLITAELLPLVKHCRICFEPGRWLCHDAMHLLLQVVDKKAEDLVITDAGTNAIGWERFESDYFPVLNLSRPALVEKPCHILGSLCTPHDVWGYAYWGEGIESGDILMIPTQGAYTYSLRQHFIKPLPPVLAI, encoded by the coding sequence ATGATAGCAGCCATGAACGAGTACATCTGCCCCTCGGGGGAGTTAGCAGAAACTATTCCCCACCTGCCGCAGGCGGAGGTCAAGAGCTATTGCGCCCGTTATTTCAGACACCGCGAGCTGTATCTTGAGAAAGCCAAACAGGCCAATGGCGCTTGTTACCTGCTTGACCGCCCTGCCCTCAAAGAAAGGGCCCAGCAATTCCAGACCACCTTCTCATCGGTCTTGCCGCATGTCGCCAGTTATTATGCGGTGAAAAGCAATAACTATCCGGAAATCGCCAGAACGATGCTGTACATGGGATTCGGCTTGGATGTCTCCAGCGGCAGCGAGCTGCAGATGGCCCTGGAACTCAATGCCAGCGACATTGTCTTCAGCGGACCCGGCAAAACCGAAGCTGAGTTGGCGCTGGCAGTTACCAATACCAGCCGGACGACCATCCTCATTGACAGTTTTGGTGAGCTTGAACGGCTTGAAAAGATCGCTGCCGAGATGGGGCAAAAGATTCGTGCCGGTGTCCGCCTGACAACCATGAACAACGGTCTGTGGCACAAATTCGGCATCCTCCCTGAGACACTGCCCGCTTTTTGGGAAAAGGCTTCCGCTTGCCGGCATATTCAGTTACAGGGGCTGCAGTTTCATACCAGCTGGAACCTTTCACCGACAAACCAATGCACTTTCATAAAAGCTCTGAAGATGATACTCTGTCGCATGTCGCCCAGGTTTCTTGAGCATTTGCAGTTCATCGATGTCGGCGGCGGCTACTGGCCGGAGACGGGTGAGTGGCTGCAGGAGGGCGGCACCAAAAATGGCAGCATCCGCAAGGCATGGGGCGAGGAAGTCAATGCGGCCCACCGCTATTACCGGTTGCCGGCCGCCGGGCTGGATGTTTTCGCTGAAGATCTGGGGCAACTGATTACTGCCGAACTGCTGCCCTTGGTCAAACATTGCCGCATCTGCTTTGAACCTGGCCGGTGGCTCTGCCATGATGCCATGCACCTGCTGCTGCAGGTGGTGGACAAGAAGGCCGAAGATCTGGTGATTACCGACGCCGGCACCAATGCCATCGGCTGGGAACGCTTTGAAAGTGATTATTTCCCGGTTCTCAACCTCTCTCGGCCAGCCCTGGTGGAAAAACCCTGCCATATCCTCGGTTCTCTGTGCACCCCCCATGATGTCTGGGGATACGCCTACTGGGGAGAGGGGATTGAGAGCGGCGATATTCTGATGATTCCCACACAAGGTGCCTACACCTACAGTCTGCGGCAACATTTCATCAAGCCGCTGCCGCCGGTTCTAGCCATCTGA
- a CDS encoding MgtC/SapB family protein, whose amino-acid sequence MVPVDFLDPGSVAFWTRIGMALVCGAIVGFERQLRGKPAGIRTCILICLGTCVFVGLSACYPDQDIDPTRVVGQIVTGVGFLGAGVIIAKEGAVTGVTTAAIIWMLAGVGATIGVGRLQAALSVTIVTVAVLLGVEFLETTFRRLRRGVHARRPLAKDEHHGQTDGTNRQQLMIDGDRFS is encoded by the coding sequence ATAGTTCCTGTAGATTTTCTTGATCCCGGTTCGGTGGCCTTCTGGACGCGCATCGGCATGGCATTGGTTTGCGGGGCGATTGTCGGTTTTGAAAGACAGCTGAGGGGAAAACCGGCGGGCATCAGGACCTGCATCCTGATCTGTCTCGGCACCTGTGTGTTCGTAGGCCTGAGCGCCTGCTATCCTGATCAGGATATTGACCCGACAAGAGTAGTTGGGCAGATTGTCACCGGTGTTGGTTTTCTGGGTGCCGGTGTTATCATTGCCAAGGAAGGGGCGGTTACCGGTGTAACAACGGCGGCAATCATCTGGATGCTGGCCGGGGTCGGAGCCACTATTGGCGTCGGCCGCCTGCAGGCTGCTCTGAGTGTAACCATCGTGACCGTTGCGGTCCTGCTTGGGGTCGAGTTTCTCGAAACAACGTTTCGTAGGCTTCGCCGCGGTGTTCATGCCCGCAGACCGTTGGCAAAGGATGAACATCATGGGCAGACAGATGGCACCAACCGGCAACAACTGATGATCGACGGGGATAGATTTTCATGA
- a CDS encoding citrate synthase (catalyzes the formation of citrate from acetyl-CoA and oxaloacetate), translating into MQEKDTGSPAGSRGRGGLADIAVCTSEICFIDGNEGRLIYRGYDVGDLAEHSTFEEVAYLLWYGCLPRRTEYRAFLDGFTGSMTLPVETIMILRMFPKAATPMEVLRTAVSSLGHWDPDSGNTGLDACLRKAQRLTERIPLLIAAHQRLREGLEPVRPLAGKSIAYNFLYALRAEEPKPEMVRALDAALILHADHELNASTFAARITAATMADLYSSVTSAIGTLKGPLHGGANAEVMKMIEEIGTPEKAEAWVLAQLAAKNKIPGFGHRVYRCEDPRAGILRQHAKKVAKLAGDRRLFDITLEVERVMLANTTLFPNVDLYTASLYHAMGIPVDLFTPIFAMSRVVGWTSHIFEQWGNNRLIRPRADYVGPKKLKYVPIKDRLT; encoded by the coding sequence ATGCAGGAGAAAGATACTGGCAGCCCTGCAGGGAGCAGAGGTCGTGGTGGTCTGGCAGATATTGCCGTCTGCACTTCCGAAATCTGCTTTATCGACGGCAATGAAGGCCGCCTCATCTATCGCGGTTATGATGTAGGTGACCTCGCTGAGCACAGCACCTTTGAAGAAGTTGCCTATCTGCTCTGGTACGGGTGTCTGCCGCGCCGGACTGAGTACCGGGCATTTCTTGACGGCTTTACCGGCTCCATGACCTTACCGGTGGAAACCATCATGATTCTGCGGATGTTTCCCAAGGCGGCAACGCCGATGGAAGTCTTGCGGACCGCGGTTTCCTCCCTGGGTCATTGGGACCCGGATAGCGGCAACACGGGGCTGGACGCCTGCCTCCGTAAAGCCCAGCGCCTGACGGAGAGAATACCCTTACTGATCGCCGCCCATCAGCGACTGCGCGAAGGCCTTGAACCGGTCAGGCCGCTCGCCGGCAAAAGTATCGCGTATAATTTTCTCTACGCCCTCCGCGCTGAGGAGCCTAAACCTGAGATGGTCCGGGCACTCGATGCCGCCTTGATTCTGCATGCCGACCATGAACTGAACGCATCAACCTTTGCCGCCCGGATCACCGCGGCCACCATGGCCGACCTCTACTCTTCGGTAACCAGTGCGATTGGCACCCTCAAGGGGCCTTTGCATGGCGGCGCCAATGCCGAAGTGATGAAGATGATCGAGGAGATCGGCACGCCGGAAAAGGCGGAAGCGTGGGTTCTGGCGCAGCTGGCGGCAAAAAATAAAATTCCCGGTTTCGGGCACCGGGTCTACCGCTGTGAGGATCCGCGAGCCGGCATTTTACGCCAGCATGCCAAAAAGGTGGCCAAACTGGCGGGAGACCGGCGTTTGTTTGACATAACCCTGGAAGTTGAGCGAGTGATGCTGGCCAACACCACGCTCTTCCCCAACGTCGACCTCTATACCGCATCATTGTATCACGCCATGGGCATCCCGGTCGATCTTTTCACGCCCATATTTGCCATGAGCCGGGTTGTCGGTTGGACGTCGCACATTTTTGAACAGTGGGGCAATAACCGTCTGATCCGTCCGCGGGCCGACTATGTCGGCCCCAAAAAACTAAAGTATGTTCCCATCAAGGATCGTCTCACCTGA
- a CDS encoding KamA family radical SAM protein — METWQKLLQASITSPGELILPFGVDPRPLEEVAERYPMRVNPYYLSLIKSVGDPIWKQAVPAEEELHDSVCMVDPLEEENQSPVPNLVHRYPDRVLFLVSSECAMYCRFCTRKRKVGGAHMVIDRQTLEVGIAYIRSHPEIRDVILSGGDPLLLGDERLEWILTELRAIPSVEIIRIGTRVPVVLPQRITPALARILRRYHPLYINTHFNHPDEITEISTKACARLADAGIPLGNQTVLMRGVNDDPEVMKRLMQKLLAIRVKPYYLYQADMVQGTDHFRTSVEEGIEIIRALRGHTSGMGVPAYVIDAPGGGGKIPLLPDYLQSLGEQVVLKNYQGRLYAYANPAPIFEEEKRRVANGCCL; from the coding sequence ATGGAAACCTGGCAGAAACTGTTGCAGGCGAGCATTACCAGTCCCGGTGAGTTGATCCTGCCTTTCGGTGTCGACCCACGTCCCCTTGAGGAGGTGGCCGAACGTTATCCGATGCGGGTCAATCCCTATTATCTCAGTCTGATCAAGTCGGTTGGTGACCCGATCTGGAAACAGGCGGTTCCCGCCGAGGAGGAACTGCATGATTCAGTCTGCATGGTCGATCCCCTTGAAGAAGAGAACCAGAGCCCGGTTCCCAACCTGGTGCACCGCTATCCGGATCGGGTGCTGTTTCTGGTTTCCTCTGAGTGTGCCATGTACTGCCGTTTCTGTACCCGCAAGCGCAAGGTTGGCGGTGCGCACATGGTAATTGACCGCCAGACCCTCGAGGTGGGGATTGCCTATATCCGCAGCCATCCAGAGATCCGTGACGTCATCCTTTCCGGTGGCGACCCTCTGCTGTTGGGTGACGAGCGTCTGGAATGGATTCTCACGGAGTTGAGGGCGATCCCCAGTGTGGAAATTATCCGCATCGGCACCCGGGTCCCTGTGGTGCTGCCCCAGCGGATTACCCCGGCGCTGGCGCGCATCCTGCGTCGCTACCACCCGCTCTATATTAATACCCACTTCAACCATCCGGATGAAATTACTGAAATCTCGACGAAGGCTTGTGCAAGGCTGGCCGATGCGGGTATCCCGCTGGGGAATCAGACGGTGCTTATGCGGGGGGTCAATGATGATCCGGAGGTCATGAAGCGGCTGATGCAGAAGCTGCTGGCCATCCGGGTGAAACCCTACTATCTTTACCAGGCCGACATGGTGCAGGGGACCGACCACTTCCGTACCAGCGTCGAGGAGGGAATTGAAATCATCCGCGCCCTGCGGGGTCACACTTCGGGAATGGGGGTGCCGGCCTATGTCATCGACGCCCCCGGTGGCGGTGGCAAAATTCCGCTTCTGCCCGATTATCTCCAGAGCCTCGGGGAACAGGTGGTTCTCAAAAATTACCAGGGCCGGCTTTATGCCTATGCCAACCCGGCACCGATCTTTGAAGAGGAAAAGCGCCGGGTGGCCAATGGTTGTTGTTTGTAG
- a CDS encoding ATP-grasp domain-containing protein — protein MHIAICFNQAPPLLLKGELLDRISEEGAEKEACAVRDALHQLGHDASLVPLGADLLAFVKELRTSSTEVVFNLCEGFWGDSRKEMHVAALLDLLGVAHTGAAPFCLGLTQDKVLTKDILRTHGLPTPGYVLVRQGGLFSPGTRDLAYPLIVKPRFEDASLGITGDSIVDDEQSLPRRIAYVHDTYHQDALVEEFIGGRELNAAVVGNAPMVALPLSEIVFKAGLTNAIVSYEGKWLENSPEYSQTQPVCPALLAAGETLLVQDAALHACKLLDCRDYARVDIRLRAGVPYILEINANPDLSPDAGLARSAAAAGISYPKLIERLLSLALKRRVFARAAP, from the coding sequence ATGCATATCGCCATATGCTTTAACCAGGCTCCCCCCCTCCTGCTCAAAGGCGAGCTTCTTGACCGGATTTCCGAGGAAGGTGCTGAAAAGGAGGCCTGCGCGGTCAGGGACGCTTTGCACCAGCTTGGGCATGACGCCAGTCTGGTTCCGTTGGGTGCGGACCTGCTTGCTTTTGTCAAGGAACTGCGCACGTCCAGCACCGAAGTCGTCTTCAACCTCTGTGAAGGTTTTTGGGGTGACAGCCGCAAGGAAATGCACGTGGCTGCCCTGCTTGATCTGCTTGGTGTTGCCCATACTGGTGCTGCACCTTTCTGTCTCGGCCTCACCCAGGATAAAGTTCTCACCAAAGATATCCTGCGGACCCACGGTCTGCCGACGCCCGGCTACGTGCTGGTGCGCCAAGGGGGGCTTTTTTCCCCGGGGACCAGGGATCTCGCCTATCCACTTATCGTCAAGCCCCGCTTCGAGGATGCCTCCCTGGGAATTACCGGTGACAGCATTGTTGACGATGAGCAGTCTCTGCCCAGGCGGATAGCCTATGTCCACGATACTTACCATCAGGATGCTTTGGTAGAGGAGTTCATCGGTGGCCGCGAGCTTAATGCCGCCGTCGTCGGCAATGCGCCGATGGTGGCGCTGCCCCTTTCCGAGATCGTCTTCAAAGCTGGTCTCACGAATGCCATCGTCAGCTATGAGGGCAAATGGCTGGAGAATTCACCGGAGTATAGCCAGACCCAACCGGTCTGCCCGGCGCTGCTTGCCGCCGGTGAAACGCTGCTGGTGCAGGATGCCGCCCTGCATGCCTGCAAGTTGCTGGATTGCCGTGATTATGCCAGGGTCGATATCCGCTTGCGCGCCGGCGTGCCTTACATCCTCGAGATCAACGCAAATCCTGACCTTTCACCTGATGCCGGTCTGGCCCGCAGCGCCGCTGCCGCCGGCATCAGTTATCCCAAGCTAATCGAGCGGCTTCTTTCTTTGGCGCTGAAACGCCGGGTGTTCGCCCGTGCTGCACCATAA
- a CDS encoding ATP-grasp domain-containing protein: MNIALSHNLREEPVCEAEAEPPSRPPTDLYAEWDDLRTIKAVESALASRHQVTLVNADLNAFEIYRELRPDLVFNIAEGLNGASREAQIPALLDMLGIPYTGSDPVTLGNCLDKRRTKEILSYHRIPTPRFAVVSSMAELSFRLRYPLMVKPTLEGSSKGVTDRALVHDRKALARQIEWVLETYHQPVLVEEFLPGREFTVALLGNGAGLRVLPVVEINFHTLPAGVNQIYSYEAKWLWDREEDPLQIFACPASLEPLLQQRIEDICRRAFTAMGCRDWCRIDVRLDGHGRPNIIELNPLPGILPLPEQNSCFPKAARAAGLSYEQMILAVVDAASRRRNLFQGGHDAYRHML, from the coding sequence ATGAATATTGCGCTTTCCCACAATTTGCGGGAGGAGCCCGTCTGTGAGGCAGAAGCAGAGCCTCCCAGTCGTCCTCCTACCGATCTCTATGCCGAATGGGATGACCTCCGCACCATCAAGGCCGTGGAGTCAGCTCTGGCATCCCGTCATCAGGTCACCCTGGTTAATGCCGATCTGAATGCCTTTGAAATCTATCGTGAGCTGAGACCTGATCTGGTCTTCAATATTGCGGAAGGTTTAAACGGCGCCAGCCGTGAAGCCCAGATTCCCGCCCTGCTGGATATGCTAGGGATTCCCTATACCGGTAGCGATCCGGTTACCTTAGGCAACTGTCTTGACAAACGGCGTACCAAGGAGATCCTCAGTTACCATCGCATTCCAACCCCGCGCTTTGCGGTGGTTTCATCGATGGCCGAACTCTCCTTTCGGCTCCGCTACCCGCTCATGGTCAAGCCAACCCTTGAAGGCTCCAGCAAGGGCGTAACAGACCGAGCTTTAGTGCATGACCGCAAGGCTCTGGCGCGGCAGATCGAATGGGTGCTGGAAACCTACCACCAGCCGGTCCTGGTGGAAGAGTTTCTTCCTGGCCGGGAGTTTACGGTGGCCCTGCTGGGTAACGGTGCCGGACTGCGGGTACTGCCCGTCGTTGAAATCAATTTTCATACCCTCCCTGCAGGGGTTAACCAAATCTATTCCTATGAAGCCAAGTGGCTCTGGGATCGGGAAGAGGACCCTCTGCAGATCTTTGCCTGTCCGGCGTCTCTCGAACCCCTGCTGCAGCAGAGGATTGAAGATATCTGCCGGCGGGCTTTTACCGCCATGGGCTGTCGCGACTGGTGCCGCATCGATGTACGGCTCGACGGCCATGGTCGGCCGAACATCATTGAACTGAATCCACTTCCCGGCATCCTGCCGCTCCCCGAGCAGAACAGCTGCTTTCCCAAGGCGGCCCGGGCTGCGGGGCTGTCCTACGAGCAGATGATTCTGGCGGTGGTCGACGCAGCAAGCCGGCGTCGCAATCTGTTCCAGGGGGGTCACGATGCATATCGCCATATGCTTTAA
- a CDS encoding GNAT family N-acetyltransferase produces the protein MLRIRRIYDDALPINREELRQVKEILRTRFSAADEKEIESIGERLRNPFKQRFRTILFVADNAKGRVNGFAILLHDPTLGFTYLDWIAITAKRAGSGIGSALYERVRQESVALKVKGLFFECLPDVEQLCPDQTLLQENRARLRFYEQYGARPIINTAYEAPINAGDTCMPHLVYDGLDGGKQPGRTFARKVVRAVLERKYADLCPPEYVEKVVASFRDDPVELRPFTYVKPELAARGVGNRITEQIAVVVNDRHDIHHVRDRGYVESPVRVQSILRKLDKSGLFVQIQPRSFADRYLYPVHAPDLVHYLKRACAGMPEGKSLYPYIFPIRNKTRPPKEPSVLAGYYCIDTFTPINRNAYPAARRAVDCALTAAGEVLNGRRIAYALVRPPGHHAESRVFGGFCYFNNSAVAAHYLSGYGKTVVLDLDYHHGNGTQEIFYRRDDVLTISIHGHPSFAYPYFSGFAEECGEGEGDGFNLNLPLPESVDGSAFRKVLTGALDRIETFKPAFVVVALGLDPAKGDPTGTWSLAAKDFEENGKLLGALGLPMVVVQEGGYRTRTLGLNALHFFKGLASAAQQWSSASHQPVKSSIQGITYRLEMEEADLERVAKLVAVTGFFSAEEVAVAVELVKERLEKGEASGYRFIMAEHYGRLVAYVCYGPIPCTLSGYDLYWIAVHPDYQGRGLGKILLQQAEKNIRSAGGERIYVDTSQRLQYASTRSFYEQGGYEPHNVFPDFYAPGDGKVVYCKYLVKT, from the coding sequence ATGCTGCGCATTCGTCGCATCTACGATGATGCACTGCCGATCAACAGAGAAGAGCTTCGCCAGGTAAAGGAGATTTTGCGCACCAGGTTCAGTGCCGCAGATGAAAAGGAGATTGAATCCATTGGCGAAAGATTGCGCAATCCTTTTAAGCAGCGGTTTCGCACGATTCTTTTTGTGGCGGATAACGCCAAGGGTCGTGTCAATGGTTTTGCCATTCTCCTCCATGACCCGACCCTGGGTTTTACCTACCTTGACTGGATTGCCATAACTGCCAAACGTGCTGGTTCCGGCATCGGCAGCGCCTTGTACGAAAGGGTGCGCCAGGAGTCTGTTGCCCTGAAGGTGAAAGGGCTTTTCTTCGAGTGTTTGCCGGATGTTGAGCAGTTGTGTCCTGATCAGACGTTGTTGCAGGAAAACCGTGCCAGGCTGCGTTTTTATGAACAGTACGGCGCCCGGCCCATTATCAATACGGCCTATGAGGCGCCCATAAATGCCGGCGATACCTGCATGCCCCATCTGGTATACGACGGTCTTGATGGGGGTAAACAGCCTGGCCGTACTTTCGCCCGCAAGGTGGTCCGGGCCGTGCTCGAACGTAAATACGCCGATCTTTGCCCGCCGGAGTATGTGGAAAAGGTTGTTGCCTCGTTCCGGGACGATCCGGTAGAGCTGCGCCCGTTTACTTATGTGAAGCCGGAACTGGCAGCCCGCGGGGTCGGAAACCGGATCACCGAGCAGATTGCCGTGGTGGTGAACGACCGCCATGATATCCACCATGTCCGTGATCGAGGTTATGTTGAGTCGCCGGTGCGCGTCCAGTCTATCCTCAGAAAGTTGGATAAGAGTGGCCTATTCGTCCAGATACAGCCGCGGTCGTTTGCCGATCGCTATCTTTACCCGGTACATGCCCCCGATCTGGTTCATTATCTGAAGCGTGCCTGTGCCGGGATGCCGGAGGGGAAGTCCCTCTATCCCTATATCTTCCCGATCCGCAACAAGACCCGGCCCCCAAAGGAGCCGTCGGTGCTTGCCGGCTACTATTGCATCGATACCTTTACCCCTATCAACCGCAATGCCTACCCTGCGGCGCGCCGGGCGGTGGATTGCGCCTTGACTGCCGCTGGCGAGGTGCTCAACGGCCGGCGGATAGCCTATGCCCTCGTCCGGCCTCCGGGTCATCATGCCGAAAGCCGGGTATTCGGCGGCTTCTGCTATTTCAACAACAGTGCGGTTGCGGCTCATTACCTGAGCGGCTACGGCAAGACCGTGGTGCTCGATCTTGATTACCATCATGGCAATGGCACCCAGGAGATTTTTTACCGGCGCGACGATGTCCTCACCATTTCCATTCATGGCCATCCGAGTTTTGCTTATCCCTATTTCAGTGGTTTTGCTGAGGAATGCGGTGAAGGTGAAGGCGATGGGTTTAACCTTAACCTGCCTTTGCCGGAGAGTGTTGATGGCTCTGCATTCCGCAAGGTATTGACCGGTGCCCTTGACAGAATTGAAACGTTTAAGCCTGCTTTTGTCGTGGTCGCCCTAGGTCTTGACCCGGCTAAAGGTGATCCCACCGGGACCTGGAGCCTGGCGGCCAAAGATTTTGAGGAAAACGGTAAACTGCTTGGTGCCCTTGGTCTGCCCATGGTTGTGGTTCAGGAGGGCGGTTACCGCACCCGCACCCTCGGTCTTAATGCGTTGCATTTTTTCAAAGGTCTTGCCTCGGCTGCCCAGCAATGGTCATCTGCCAGCCACCAGCCGGTAAAAAGCAGTATTCAGGGGATAACTTACCGGCTGGAGATGGAAGAGGCCGACCTGGAAAGGGTGGCCAAGCTGGTGGCCGTGACCGGCTTTTTTTCTGCTGAGGAGGTGGCGGTAGCGGTGGAACTGGTCAAAGAGAGGCTGGAAAAAGGTGAAGCCAGCGGCTACCGCTTCATCATGGCTGAACATTATGGCCGGCTTGTTGCCTATGTCTGCTACGGTCCCATACCCTGCACCCTGAGCGGCTACGACCTGTATTGGATAGCCGTACATCCCGACTACCAAGGCAGGGGTCTAGGCAAGATTCTCCTGCAGCAGGCCGAAAAAAATATCAGGAGTGCCGGCGGTGAGCGCATCTATGTTGATACTTCCCAGCGTCTGCAGTATGCCAGCACCCGTTCCTTCTATGAACAGGGTGGTTATGAACCGCATAATGTCTTCCCCGATTTTTATGCCCCCGGTGACGGCAAGGTGGTTTACTGTAAGTACCTTGTGAAAACCTAA
- a CDS encoding FAD-binding protein — translation MKHCLDLVLSPEDAATKERYLQHIARALKIHPRQITYNKIIRRSVDARRQSVKVNIRVLVWHDELPPDEPGNVFTYPDVHGKTEVHIIGAGPGGLFAGLRLIELGYKPVILERGKDVKARRHDIAAIYQQQQINPDSNFCFGEGGAGTFSDGKLYTRSKKRGSVQKILEVLHFHGASEDILIEAHPHIGTNKLPAIVQALRGSILAAGGEIHYNSRVEEFLLTNNRLSGIKTQNDTIPVQQVILAAGHSARTLFTMMSARGITLEAKPFAMGVRVEHPQELIDRLQYHGSGRGDYLPAAAYALATQVAGRGVYSFCMCPGGYIVPAATSDMEIVVNGMSSAARHSKYANAGMVVEIQLCDIPQLDQDSALAGLQFQQELEQHAKLHGGGGQIAPAQRITDFVSGRLSQSLPDTSYHPGTSSSPLHEWLPEHIARRLAESFKAFDRRMKGFLTSEAVILGVESRTSSPVRIPRNHETLQHIHIANLYPCGEGAGYAGGIVSSAIDGERCAEAVCKNILQAM, via the coding sequence ATGAAGCACTGCCTGGATTTAGTTTTATCCCCCGAAGATGCCGCCACCAAGGAACGCTATCTTCAGCATATTGCTCGAGCGCTGAAGATACATCCTCGGCAGATTACTTACAATAAAATTATTCGTAGATCGGTGGATGCGCGGCGCCAGTCGGTGAAAGTGAATATCAGGGTTCTGGTGTGGCATGATGAATTACCACCAGATGAACCGGGGAACGTTTTTACCTACCCGGATGTCCACGGCAAAACCGAAGTGCATATCATCGGTGCAGGTCCGGGCGGCTTATTTGCCGGCCTGCGTTTGATAGAGCTGGGATACAAGCCGGTTATTCTGGAAAGAGGAAAGGATGTCAAAGCCCGCAGACATGATATTGCGGCCATTTATCAACAACAGCAGATAAACCCGGATTCAAACTTCTGCTTTGGCGAAGGGGGGGCCGGAACCTTTTCCGACGGCAAGCTCTATACCCGTTCAAAAAAACGGGGCAGCGTGCAAAAGATTCTTGAGGTCTTGCATTTTCATGGTGCATCTGAAGATATCTTGATTGAAGCGCACCCCCATATAGGCACCAACAAACTGCCGGCCATTGTTCAGGCGCTCCGGGGGAGCATTCTGGCGGCCGGCGGTGAGATCCATTATAACAGCCGCGTCGAAGAGTTCCTGCTTACCAACAATCGGCTCAGCGGCATCAAAACCCAAAACGATACAATTCCGGTTCAGCAGGTCATCCTGGCGGCAGGCCATTCTGCCCGGACTCTATTCACCATGATGAGTGCAAGGGGAATCACTCTCGAGGCAAAACCTTTCGCCATGGGAGTCCGCGTAGAGCATCCACAAGAACTTATCGACCGGCTTCAATACCATGGCAGCGGTCGCGGCGATTATCTGCCAGCGGCCGCCTATGCGCTGGCAACCCAAGTTGCCGGACGGGGCGTCTATTCCTTTTGCATGTGCCCCGGTGGTTATATTGTCCCCGCCGCAACGTCGGACATGGAAATCGTCGTCAACGGCATGTCCTCTGCTGCGCGTCATTCAAAATACGCCAATGCCGGCATGGTAGTCGAAATTCAATTATGCGATATTCCGCAGTTGGATCAAGATAGTGCGTTGGCCGGCCTGCAATTCCAGCAGGAACTGGAGCAGCATGCCAAACTGCATGGCGGGGGAGGGCAGATTGCCCCGGCACAGCGAATAACCGACTTTGTGTCCGGCAGGCTTTCGCAATCACTGCCTGACACCTCCTATCATCCCGGCACGTCAAGCTCCCCATTGCACGAATGGCTGCCGGAACACATTGCAAGACGACTTGCAGAAAGCTTCAAGGCGTTCGACAGGCGCATGAAAGGTTTTTTGACCAGCGAGGCGGTTATCCTGGGGGTTGAATCACGCACTTCATCACCCGTTCGCATCCCGCGCAATCATGAAACCTTGCAGCATATCCACATTGCCAACCTCTACCCGTGCGGCGAAGGCGCCGGCTATGCAGGAGGGATTGTTTCATCGGCGATAGACGGTGAACGGTGCGCTGAAGCCGTCTGCAAAAACATCCTCCAGGCAATGTAG